A stretch of the Gossypium hirsutum isolate 1008001.06 chromosome D07, Gossypium_hirsutum_v2.1, whole genome shotgun sequence genome encodes the following:
- the LOC107954213 gene encoding UDP-glycosyltransferase 76B1 — MEKQAENSSRLVLVLYPFQGHINPMLQLATIFHAKGYSITIIHPEFNSPNPSNHPQFTFISVPDKLLESKVSLSPGDFMNLVLALNKNCAAPFKKCLKQMLDDEHPCERIAGVIYDGLMYFAQTVADDLGLPGISMRPTAAAMLLFAVIPQIEQESVFDRQIPELQPLELTQMVTSMSKSPTDAMTEVRAVSLNAMKRSAGMIANSIEFLEHAALSKIREYSPVPVFTIGPFHKLAPSSSSSLLQEEADCISWLDKQAPKSVIYVSFGSMASLSKQDIVEIAWGLANSEQPFLWVIRPGLVLGSEGTELLPDGFLETVGDRGCIVKWAPQKEVLAHCAVGGFWTHCGWNSTLESVSEGVPMLCRPCFGDQFLNMRYICYIWKTGLELENELERGKIEGAIKTLLVNIEGKEMRNKAMEFKGKTELCLREGGSSSISLDEFTKSILSV, encoded by the exons ATGGAGAAACAAGCGGAAAACTCCAGCAGGTTGGTGCTTGTCTTATATCCATTTCAAGGCCATATAAATCCCATGCTCCAGCTAGCCACTATATTTCATGCAAAAGGCTACTCAATCACCATAATTCACCCTGAATTCAACTCTCCAAACCCTTCAAACCATCCTCAATTCACCTTCATATCCGTCCCAGATAAGCTGCTTGAGTCCAAAGTCTCCCTCTCACCCGGGGATTTTATGAATTTGGTTTTGGCTCTCAACAAGAACTGTGCAGCACCGTTTAAGAAATGCTTGAAACAAATGTTGGATGACGAGCATCCCTGTGAACGTATTGCTGGTGTAATATATGATGGTCTCATGTACTTCGCTCAAACGGTCGCCGATGATCTTGGTTTACCAGGCATTAGCATGCGTCCCACTGCTGCAGCAATGTTACTCTTTGCTGTTATTCCTCAAATTGAGCAAG AGTCCGTCTTTGACAGACAAATACCGGAGCTTCAACCCCTTGAGCTTACACAAATGGTTACATCTATGTCAAAGAGTCCAACGGACGCCATGACAGAGGTGAGAGCTGTTTCCTTAAATGCAATGAAGAGATCGGCCGGTATGATTGCCAACTCAATAGAATTCCTTGAACATGCAGCACTGTCAAAGATTAGAGAATACTCTCCTGTTCCAGTTTTCACAATTGGCCCTTTTCACAAATTAGCTCCATCCAGTTCCAGCTCATTACTGCAGGAAGAAGCTGACTGCATTTCTTGGCTCGACAAGCAAGCCCCGAAATCTGTTATCTATGTCAGCTTTGGAAGCATGGCCAGCTTGAGTAAGCAAGACATTGTTGAGATAGCTTGGGGGTTAGCCAACAGTGAACAGCCATTTTTGTGGGTGATTAGGCCTGGTTTGGTTCTTGGGTCCGAGGGCACGGAGCTGTTGCCAGATGGTTTCCTAGAGACAGTTGGGGACAGAGGTTGCATCGTCAAATGGGCACCTCAAAAGGAGGTGTTGGCGCATTGTGCAGTGGGCGGATTTTGGACTCACTGTGGATGGAATTCAACACTTGAGAGTGTCTCCGAAGGGGTACCGATGTTATGCAGGCCTTGTTTCGGGGACCAGTTTCTTAACATGAGGTACATCTGTTACATATGGAAGACAGGCCTGGAATTGGAGAATGAATTGGAGAGGGGAAAGATAGAAGGAGCTATAAAAACACTACTAGTCAATATAGAAGGAAAGGAGATGAGAAATAAAGCTATGGAATTTAAGGGGAAAACAGAACTTTGTCTAAGAGAAGGCGGATCTTCATCGATCTCCTTGGATGAGTTCACAAAGAGTATCTTATCGGTTTGA